In the genome of Pagrus major chromosome 17, Pma_NU_1.0, the window TTTTTTGTAATCCAATGGATTATATTACTAATTTCAAAAATGCCATGCAATTTGTGTTCAGCAAAGTAATGTGACCCAGCCATGGTTGTACAGCAGGaaaaaagacatgcaaaaaTATATCTAATGTGCACATGTCACTACCTGAATATGTAGGCAGCCAAAATGATTAACAAGAGAGCAAAGGACCCAGAAATCCACAGGACGTGAGCTGACACCTCGTTTGAGTTTGAAGGAAgtgcaggaggagctgcagtAAAGAGAGGAATGAAACCCTTATAAAGATCAGTACATCCATGAAAGTATAtatttggatgtgtgtgtgtgtgtgtgtgtgtgtgtgtgtatgagagagagagagagacagagagagataggTGTGTTGAGCCATGTTTCCTGTGGCTTGTTTCGTTGTTGAGCCTCAGTTATTATGATGACATGTCTTCCTGTTAAAACCCAGTGGGGCAGAGGGGATTTTCAACACTAACAACATTTGAGagttccctctttctctcttgttctTTTGTCCCatctctctcacatacacaaacCTCATTAACCAAGATATTTTACTGTCTGACAGCTATCTTACATGTGCCATCCATCACAGGGTAATCGCCAGAGCTCTCCACGTCTGGGTAGACTGGATACTGTAAGTGAGAGACGAGACAGCGTTAGATACTGGAGGttgggaaacaaaaaaaaaagagagagaattaaTGATTTTCtcataaacaacaacattgaGACTATTTGAAAAGGAGAACGCTGGTTATATGGTTACATGGTTACATCATGTAGGTGTAAGGGCTATCAGAAAATCTATcagagaatgaatgaatgatgaatgggATTGAAATGTTGTCTTAAACTGAAGTATGGACTAAGTGTGCGGGCGCTAACCTCTTGTCATGCACACATTGAGACTCTTACCATTGTTGTAGttgctgctggagctgtggaGAGAGACATCCAGACAAAGGACATGTTATCAAAGGAAAAAAGATACTGCTGCATTATCTAGGCcatttgacatagatggattcttttacgcctctttcaaaccatctgtcatctgtgagaagttagttagaactgaaggagcctcttggatgacaggtgaaactgaaacaagccCCGTTGCCTACGATATTGCACTTAGAGACTCAAGAAAACTTAAAAggtaacattaaaatgtgtttacaggtgttggggagtactaatgcatatgtgaaaaatgtagtataaagcctccagaggaagctgcttgtaatctgataaattcctTCAAGTGATgacactcagtggctaagttgcattgtgggtaatgtcgGCATAAGGTTTTGAAAAAGCAGGTCACTGGTACGGCATTGTACTCCTATAAAACTGTTGGACCCATTACCCGCAATGCAACTTAGTCACTGATTACATGCAACTTCCTCTGAAAGCATTTATACTACTTGTTTCCCATATGCTGTAGTCAtacccaagacctgtaaacacactttaatgtgtcagattggtggagttaccctttaagaggTTGCATGATCAGCAAGACAGGATCAAGAAAAGACTGTTACTCAATTCCTGTTTATTTCAGTGTAatctttgctcttttttctAGTGAATTATTTGATGATAGTTTTACTTCCTCAAGCCtctttaaatgaaaaagaacatttctctTCATTTGAACCGGTCACAGCAAGACTTGCACAACCAGTACCAAGgggcaacaaacacacattacttTGTTTTAAACCGGTCCCACCATAATGTCTTCTGAGTTCAagctttaaatttctttttaaaaggacTGTGAAGAACCATATGGAACACAATATTCTGTTAATGTTACTGATACAACTGTCTCGAATGTGAAACAAGTGCAGggaaattatattatatttatattcattgataacagctctgtgagtgaccacttgtgatcagatctcacctCCCCACCTAGCCAATATTGGTTACTTTTTACTGTATTAGTAAACTTTTGACATGTTTGCCGTCAATTACATGTCTTCTTTCAGAAACGTAGTGTGAATGGTGAAATCCGCTGAAACAGTGcgtttcaaacagctgctaaatgttgccAGGTAAGACTATCTtaagcagacaggctggtacagcggCGCCAAGCAAACCACTATTGtatgtattgcatttaatgtcaaatttacaagaagacacagatgatttagaatttgtttTATCCGTTTTTTTGaagttttttatatttcttctcactcaacaactctcaaTATTGTCTCATATGTTAATCCCTGGGAATGCCTGGGATATTGCAGTCACTGGTttaaaatcagttgaaacagactcacaagaaagcaaataagcgtATTTCCCAAATAATCcccaaatatatatttttaaaaaaaactttcaaataaTATATAAAGTGTTAAAGAGAGAGATATATTATCAGGCAAACGCGAAAGATATATAGATTATAGATAGATTTGCATGAAAAAGGTTTCACTTTCAGGTCAAAATTAGCATTTGTCACTTTCATATTCAATGGGGTATATTTAATTTTGCACAGATCATCAGGATATGTGGATATGTTCATTTAAAATACTGTGTGCATGCTGTGCACAATGAGTTAACTTATTCAGGAAGAAACAGAAACTCAACTGGACGGGGTAAATGTACATATGGGAGGATGTTCTTGTACACAGCCTCTTTGGAAAACCTAATCATACGGGAAGGAAACAGGAGTCCTGCCTCCTCCAGTTGTCATGACTACTTTTGTCTGTGTCCACAGTGGATAATATCAAGTTCAGTGATCTACTGGTCCACTTAATTAACATCACTTCCATGTCTTTAAAACCATAAGGCAACATTTTCTGGCTGCTGGCCCCTGAGCGAGAGGAAATATCAGTAAATCTAACTTTGAGCTGGCTTTttttgtgttagtgtgtgtgtgtgtgtgtgtgtgtgtgtgtgtgtgtgtgtatttacctGTCCAACTGGTGGCATAGACAGGCTTACTCCAACTGCTCCACATGCCATCATATTGCTCCTTAGTTCTGAGCTGTATCATGTACTCAACACCAGGCATCGCGTCAGTGATAATTTCAGAGCGTTTGTTCTGAATCTCATGTACCTACATAGACACACATCATCACCAGAGTGTTTTATTGCACTGAACTACTGAGCTGTgaaaactaaacacacagtGTGACAGGCTCAAAAACATGGATACCCAGCAGCTTGTCTCCCAGCACGCACCTGCTCCTGATTAAACGGCGACTTGTGTGGCCTGTATTTAATCTCATGGATTAGTTCATAAAAGTTGTCTGCAGACTTCCAGGAGGTCGGGAGACTCCACACGACCTTCAACCTCGTCTCCTGTCCTTCCATCTGCCGGACTGTCACATTTGCCGGAGGGTCGGGCTTTACTGAGGGTGCAGGAAGGAGTATAGTGAGTGATTTATTTACCTTCAGAGATGTGGACGGatctgaaaatgactttttatattttcagtatAGCTGTTTTAGTTTTTCTGCCTGTCATTACTTATTATTCCATATTTTGATGGAGttatttacaataatacaatTCACTGTCATACTTTTTGAAGAGGTTTAATAAATTGCAGATAATATCGTTGTTAGTCAGGTAATAataccttgtcttttctctttataatGCTGAGTACTGCATGTACAACTGTAGTGTTTCAGCTGGGGAAaaagtgacttgacttgaaactTGCTTGAGACTTAGACCGGATGACATGAGTCACAttacaaacacacgcacacttacCTATGGACAGGGGATGGAACTCCAGCAGGTCGCTGGTGGCGTTGCCTGCGAAGCTCGTAACACACAGGAAGGCCATGTGAGTCTCTCTCCGCTCTTCCTCGTTGTGGTCCAGGGCGCACCAACAGCGGGACTTCAGAGACAAGTACGAGCACTGCCTGCGAATGAATGGCTGTGCACTGTTGACACAGGAAAAGAGCCTTGTCACTTACACAAAGATGAATAACATGAAGACAAAAATACCAGTTTATGCTATATTGTGTTATAAAGTATTTTCTACCATCTTCACACTATGTATAAATGATTAATTGGGGATTTCTAGTTGTAGTGTGTGTGCTTACTTTTTACTGAGTAAGAGGGAACAGTCAGGCCTGACAGTGTTGGGCTTCTGAGGTGTCGACTCACAGCGAATCTTGCTGCTGGGTGACTTTTTGTAGCAGTTCAGGCTGGGTTTCCCTGGAGGATCTGACACGTACAGGtcatcagccacaacattaaaaggaaTAACAGGCAAACTGAATAATTACTGATTATAATCCAGTGATCTGCTGGGAGgccttgggtcctggcattccTGTGGATACTACTTGACACGAACGACCCACCCAAACAATGTTGTACACTTACTGTATGCTGTGTTCCAGCCAAGGTCGGGGGTTGGAATTTCCTTGTGGAAATGTACAACTTCTCAACTCCAAGTGTTCCAGgtgtacaacaacaaaaaggtaacaaaaaatGTACCCGACCGTAACAAAATGATGTCTCCTTTGCAAGTGTACACACAATATAACTATAATGTTGCAGCCTCCTTGCTTATATAAATGAAATAGGAGGTTAaattacatacatatttattttacgGGACTTTAAATCCTGAAAATGTATCGCAATATTCCATTACCACGCCTGATATAGATACTGTAGTCTACAAATACACCCTATCCCCTTcccatgggtgctgccattgttgtgtgacatcagacaatttatttttcttatagaTTAAACAGTCAATCATTTTCGGATTAGCTGTTTTAAGAATAATGCCAAATGCCCATAAAACTGTGCCAGGTTCCAACATAgcatttttgaatatttttgtgacaCATCACTTATAACATCAATCATCCAAAACGTCTTCGTTGAGACTCACCTGCTACGATCACTTTCAAGGAGAACCTCTCCCTGCCTCTGCGGAAACACGTGTACGTCCCAGAGTCTGTCAGTCTcactgaggacagagacagtgaAGCTCCACTCCTATCAAATGTAATTCCTCCCCGGTCTCTGTCTCCTTTTCCCAAGGTCCTCTTGTTCAACTTCCACTGAGACCTTATGCCCCTTGTTACCctgcttccttcctcttcctccccttcctcttcctcataaTCCACGCCATCCGTCTTTGCAGTGTTTAGCAGTCTGCGCGCACTGGTTGGCTGGCCCATGTGAGCCGTGGGCGAAGCTGTGTATCCTGTATCTGTATGTCTGAGGCTTCTGTTGTCTCCTGCCTCAGTCGGGTTAGCGTGATACCATTGACCTACTGCATTCTCCGTAGTATGTGTGTCACTTTTCAGCTGAACTCCACGGCTGGTTATGATGTTTACAGTGGTTGGGGTTGCAGCTGAAGAACTGCCTCTCCTGTTGGCGTTTGAGCCGTTTCTGACCTTTACTCCATCCACCGCCACATGGCCGCTGCAGGTCAGGACCAACTCACTACCAGGAGATAAAACCAACGCACCAGAGGGAGGGtctgcacaaaaaaacaataacatcagTTAcagacttaaaggaacagttcacccaaaaatggaaattcagtccACTCTCCCGCATGCTGATGAAAAATCTGGGGAAGTTCGTGGtccatttctggagcttcacagcaaaacagcattgcagcattctcctaaacaactgtaGTAGGTGGGGAGTCttgttattttcacattatgGTCCAGTTTGTGCACCtacttcagacggggtgcaaGCTAACGCttagctacagtgaagattttggcttaacaaagggtgtaaataacgtcttttccaaatcaatttgggatcttggagtgggcagagacttggattacaacACACacgctgtatggagccatttaactttttttcccggttatttatttacattttgaaacaagtctccatctacttcagttggtTACGAGAATGCTGcgactctgttttgctgtgaagctccagaaatgatttgtggacagcgaaacttcacctgatttttATCAGCATGTGGTTAGATAAAGactaaatgttcatttttgggtgaacttatcctttccTTATATTCCTTGTATGTGCTGGTAGTTTTgactttactgtacattcatACTGTATTTGGTGCAAAATGACAAGCTTTGCCTTGAGTATTGGTTGCGGTCGACTAGACACAGCACAGATAGGATACCACGTTGCATGGCTAAAATTACCACCTCCTTCTAAACTTCCTCTTTTAATATGTCCCTcgccttctctctttctttttctgtcctaAAACTTGCCCCCCTCTGTGTCATGTCTCCTTT includes:
- the il6r gene encoding interleukin-6 receptor subunit alpha, which translates into the protein MRIFLPLLCALCASAVGSIFDGTCLRKDPPSGALVLSPGSELVLTCSGHVAVDGVKVRNGSNANRRGSSSAATPTTVNIITSRGVQLKSDTHTTENAVGQWYHANPTEAGDNRSLRHTDTGYTASPTAHMGQPTSARRLLNTAKTDGVDYEEEEGEEEEGSRVTRGIRSQWKLNKRTLGKGDRDRGGITFDRSGASLSLSSVRLTDSGTYTCFRRGRERFSLKVIVADPPGKPSLNCYKKSPSSKIRCESTPQKPNTVRPDCSLLLSKNAQPFIRRQCSYLSLKSRCWCALDHNEEERRETHMAFLCVTSFAGNATSDLLEFHPLSIVKPDPPANVTVRQMEGQETRLKVVWSLPTSWKSADNFYELIHEIKYRPHKSPFNQEQVHEIQNKRSEIITDAMPGVEYMIQLRTKEQYDGMWSSWSKPVYATSWTAPAATTTMYPVYPDVESSGDYPVMDGTSPPALPSNSNEVSAHVLWISGSFALLLIILAAYIFRHKERFMSKLHSLSVFTQCGDSPQPQPPPSAPTAPEAQALVTFSPPLYKEPPPGEVKEGEEENEEEQCLNERTEAMHFNNTSYFFLQQQ